Proteins encoded within one genomic window of Leptolyngbyaceae cyanobacterium:
- a CDS encoding phage tail sheath C-terminal domain-containing protein: protein MPVTPTYPGVYIEEIPSGVRTIAGVATSITAFIGRSRKGRVNEPIRIQNFGDFQRQFGGLWVHSTMSYALQHYFLNGGSDAIVIRIVHNDARQATVLLAGSPGNPPLELEAVSEGTWGNNLRARVDYSTRPPEPGEDANSLFNLSIKDISTGDVESFRNLSTDSNHRRYVTRVLAEESHFVRVVGTVPTIRPNNHPDLNPGKDPFVEVGYYTNFNNDGSDGSAIVDDDICNPDLEGLKQGIWALEKTDLFNLLCIPPLTRDTDIGSITLSSALAYCKKRRAMLLVDAPSTWGDKDRAIAEITSLGINDKNAAIFFPRLKVPDPLKENRLEEFAPCGAVAGIFARTDAARGVWKAPAGIEATLIGVRELSVKLTDEENGQLNPWGINCLRSFPAIGNVVWGARTREGDDRLASEWKYIPVRRIALFIEESLYRGTQWVVFEPNDEPLWAQIRLNIGAFMQNLFRQGAFQGTTPREAYFVKCDRETTTQTDINLGIVNILVGFAPLKPAEFVIIKIQQMAGQITT from the coding sequence ATGCCAGTTACCCCAACTTATCCAGGTGTTTACATTGAAGAAATTCCCAGTGGAGTTCGCACGATCGCAGGTGTAGCCACCTCTATTACAGCGTTTATCGGACGATCGCGCAAAGGCCGCGTTAACGAACCGATTCGCATTCAAAACTTTGGCGACTTTCAAAGACAATTCGGCGGTTTGTGGGTTCACAGTACCATGAGTTACGCCCTTCAGCACTACTTCCTCAATGGTGGCAGCGATGCGATCGTCATTCGCATCGTTCACAACGACGCACGACAAGCTACAGTCTTGCTCGCAGGTTCCCCCGGTAATCCCCCCCTGGAACTGGAAGCGGTTAGCGAAGGCACTTGGGGCAACAATTTGCGAGCGCGAGTAGATTACAGCACCCGTCCACCCGAACCAGGAGAAGACGCAAACAGCTTATTCAACCTCAGTATTAAAGACATCAGCACGGGCGATGTCGAAAGTTTTCGCAACCTTTCCACCGACTCCAATCATCGCCGCTACGTTACTCGCGTGCTGGCAGAAGAATCTCACTTTGTCAGGGTTGTCGGTACAGTACCCACTATTAGACCAAACAACCATCCCGATCTTAACCCTGGTAAAGACCCCTTTGTAGAAGTTGGTTACTACACCAATTTCAACAATGATGGCAGCGATGGTTCTGCGATCGTCGATGATGACATCTGCAATCCCGATCTAGAAGGGCTCAAGCAAGGCATCTGGGCGCTAGAAAAAACCGATCTCTTCAACCTGCTGTGCATCCCTCCGCTAACGCGAGACACCGATATCGGCTCGATAACTCTGAGTTCAGCCTTAGCTTACTGCAAAAAACGGCGGGCGATGTTGCTGGTAGACGCCCCATCTACGTGGGGGGACAAAGACCGCGCGATCGCAGAAATTACTTCTCTCGGTATTAACGATAAAAACGCAGCCATTTTCTTTCCTCGCCTGAAAGTACCCGATCCGCTCAAAGAAAATCGCTTAGAAGAGTTTGCGCCTTGCGGTGCAGTCGCGGGAATTTTCGCTCGCACAGATGCCGCGCGCGGAGTTTGGAAAGCACCAGCCGGAATCGAAGCCACCCTCATCGGAGTGCGAGAACTCTCGGTTAAACTCACCGACGAAGAAAACGGTCAGTTAAATCCTTGGGGTATCAACTGTTTGCGAAGCTTTCCCGCGATCGGCAATGTAGTTTGGGGAGCGAGAACGCGAGAAGGAGACGATCGCCTAGCTTCCGAGTGGAAATACATACCCGTCCGCCGCATAGCCTTATTTATTGAAGAAAGCCTTTATCGGGGGACTCAGTGGGTAGTTTTTGAACCTAACGACGAGCCATTATGGGCGCAAATTCGCCTCAATATCGGGGCATTTATGCAAAACCTGTTTCGTCAAGGAGCTTTTCAAGGAACGACACCCCGCGAAGCTTACTTCGTGAAATGCGATCGAGAAACCACCACCCAAACCGATATTAATCTGGGAATTGTCAACATTTTGGTAGGTTTTGCACCGCTCAAACCCGCTGAATTCGTGATTATTAAAATTCAGCAAATGGCAGGTCAAATAACAACCTAA
- a CDS encoding phage tail protein → MAQFSVNPLRFDPYKNFKFRVKWDGRYVAGISKVSALKRTTEVVKHREGGDPSSSRKSPGRTEYEAITLERGVTHDKDFEQWANKVWNYGSGLGSETSLKDYRKDIIIEVYNEAGQLALTYKVYRCWVSEFQALPDLDANANAVAIQHIKLENEGWERDYDVTEPTEPSFLEPA, encoded by the coding sequence ATGGCTCAATTTAGTGTCAATCCCCTGCGTTTTGACCCTTATAAAAATTTCAAATTTCGCGTCAAATGGGATGGGCGTTACGTCGCAGGTATCAGTAAGGTAAGCGCCCTGAAACGAACCACCGAAGTAGTCAAACATCGCGAAGGTGGCGACCCCAGTAGCAGCCGCAAATCACCCGGTCGTACCGAGTACGAAGCAATTACTTTAGAACGAGGCGTTACCCACGATAAAGATTTTGAGCAGTGGGCGAATAAAGTTTGGAACTACGGTTCTGGTTTGGGTTCGGAAACTTCGCTAAAAGATTATCGCAAAGATATCATCATCGAAGTTTATAACGAAGCCGGTCAACTTGCTTTAACTTATAAAGTTTATCGTTGTTGGGTATCGGAATTTCAAGCGCTTCCCGATCTTGATGCTAATGCCAATGCAGTAGCGATCCAACACATCAAGTTAGAAAACGAAGGATGGGAACGGGACTACGACGTAACCGAACCAACAGAACCTAGCTTTCTCGAACCTGCTTAA